In the genome of Triticum urartu cultivar G1812 chromosome 5, Tu2.1, whole genome shotgun sequence, one region contains:
- the LOC125508296 gene encoding uncharacterized protein LOC125508296, whose translation MAAGGAITNKTHDDAFLLIENIAFHQLQWYNEKPTSGPVACLQQITSPQQESLTQKPEPVSPCDKIELSWIIFDDDDTILVDTHTSDHMDTSILDSVLHCDDSSVDEPELQLVTFDIEEIPLVDIDHVLLEPDMEKFTFDDVSHIDSSTLEPEMEIFIVDYDEVTSDVKEQSPTISPVDTSPVEVSTTMPSMVSSVEVVIKLLQGRFRFTLVHHLRRVDRVRNDIPWDPGGFTAR comes from the exons ATGGCAGCGGGTGGAGCTATTACAAACAAGACACATGATGATGCTTTTCTGCTGATTGAGAACATAGCCTTCCACCAACTTCAGTGGTACAATGAGAAGCCCACCTCTGGCCCAGTTGCTTGCTTGCAACAAATCACTTCACCTCAGCAAGAATCTCTTACACAAAAGCCGGAACCAGTTTCTCCGTGTGACAAGATTGAGCTTTCATGGATTATCTTTGATGATGATGACACCATCCTAGTTGACACACACACTTCAGATCATATGGATACTAGCATTCTAGATTCAGTTTTGCATTGTGATGATTCTTCTGTGGATGAACCAGAGCTACAGTTAGTTACTTTTGATATTGAGGAGATACCTTTAGTTGATATTGATCATGTGCTGCTAGAGCCAGATATGGAAAAGTTCACCTTTGATGATGTTAGCCACATCGATTCTTCAACGCTTGAGCCTGAGATGGAAATCTTCATTGTTGATTATGATGAGGTCACTTCAGATGTCAAGGAGCAAAGCCCTACTATTTCACCTGTCGATACGAGCCCGGTGGAAGTTTCTACTACCATGCCTTCCATGGTATCTTCAGTTGAGGTAGTCATAAAACTTCTCCAAGGCCGTTTCAG GTTTACACTTGTGCACCATTTACGGCGAGTTGACCGAGTTCGAAATGACATTCCCTGGGATCCTGGTGGATTCACGGCAAGGTGA